In Sceloporus undulatus isolate JIND9_A2432 ecotype Alabama chromosome 7, SceUnd_v1.1, whole genome shotgun sequence, one DNA window encodes the following:
- the ICMT gene encoding protein-S-isoprenylcysteine O-methyltransferase, with amino-acid sequence MAAGRRGGRGRAEARTSLTAFVLGGSVAAVPLLGFQGRAALALHAAGANAALLLAWGRGPGGGGMYQIAIRACFLGFAFGCGLLLSFGQSTWKHFGWYMCSLSLFHYSEYLVTAVNNPRSLSLDSFLLNHSFEYNVAAISSWLEFTVEKFIFPEMKQITWLSSAGLLMVVFGEGLRKAAMLTAGSNFNHIVQNEKSETHTLVTRGVYGWFRHPSYVGWFYWSIGTQVLLCNPICAVGYTLASWRFFRERIEEEEMTLIHFFGEEYLAYKRRVPTGLPFISGVRVEL; translated from the exons ATGGCGGCCGGGCGGCGGGGAGGCCGCGGCCGGGCGGAGGCCCGCACCAGCCTGACGGCCTTCGTGCTGGGGGGCTCCGTGGCCGCCGTGCCGCTGCTGGGCTTCCAGGGCCGGGCCGCGCTGGCGCTCCACGCAGCCGGAGCCAACGCCGCCCTCCTCttggcctgggggcggggccccGGAGGAGGGGGCATGTACCAG ATCGCCATCAGGGCTTGTTTCCTGGGCTTCGCCTTCGGCTGCGGTTTGTTGCTCAGCTTTGGGCAATCGACCTGGAAGCATTTCGGATG GTATATGTGCTCCTTGTCCCTCTTCCATTATTCGGAGTACTTAGTGACCGCCGTGAACAACCCCAGAAGCCTCTCGCTGGACTCCTTCCTGCTCAACCACAGCTTTGAGTACAACGTGGCTGCTATCTCTTCCTGGTTGGAGTTTACGGTGGAGAAATTCATTTTCCCAG AAATGAAGCAGATCACTTGGCTGAGTTCGGCCGGGCTGCTGATGGTGGTCTTTGGGGAGGGTCTGCGGAAGGCAGCGATGCTCACCGCCGGCTCCAACTTCAACCACATCGTCCAGAATGAGAAGTCGGAGACCCACACACTGGTGACCAGAGGCGTCTATGGGTGGTTCCGTCACCCGTCGTACGTCGGATGGTTTTACTGGAGCATTGGGACCCAG gtatTGTTATGCAATCCGATCTGCGCGGTGGGCTATACTCTGGCATCTTGGCGCTTTTTCCGAGAGCGGATCGAAGAAGAGGAGATGACGCTGATCCATTTCTTTGGGGAAGAGTACCTGGCCTATAAGAGGAGGGTGCCCACAGGACTGCCGTTCATCTCTGGGGTCAGAGTGGAACTATGA
- the RNF207 gene encoding RING finger protein 207 encodes MFSTEKKSMLCINCFRDMPVESRAHCIDIETAYMQGCEKLDQAVMAVKELQTSTTEAIVLLKAMIEEVRNSADEEETSINSLFSSMQEKLAERKKMLLKVVQSQYEEKEKAFKEQLAHLASLLPTLQVHLVTCSAFLSSANKAEFLDLGYQLMERLQKIVKLPHRLRPSQTSKINTEYQAEFAHCLEPLLLLTPRRSVVVNGGAIGPGMTNSNMMSGGPCSKTLLVPGCPSACEKLSLAGSLVRKPTMHRYISTKVLLAEGGETPFMKHCRNYESMYRALQTEIQNLKDQVQELHRDLTKHHSLIKTEIMSEILQRSLQMDVQIASEYSSVEMMRSAFEETWEETYQRVANEQEIYEAQLHDLLQLKQENSYLTTITKQIAPYVRSIAKVKERLEPRLQEAKEKEEHAESLLKIYNDGAMTSDPQHRTELCSSSSSKEREPKGESQILSPSAEDSPLKSKDSFRSKQKTRSESMPEASGPRSATKEGDQGAESLLN; translated from the exons ATGTTCTCCACCGAGAAGAAGTCCATGCTGTGCATTAACTGTTTCCGCGACATGCCAGT GGAGAGCCGTGCGCACTGCATCGACATTGAGACGGCATACATGCAAGGCTGCGAGAAGCTGGACCAGGCGGTGATG GCGGTGAAGGAGCTCCAGACATCCACCACGGAGGCCATCGTTCTGCTGAAAGCCATGATAGAAGAAGTGCGGAACAGCGCAGACGAGGAGGAGACCTCCATCAATTCACTCTTCAGCAGCATGCAG gaGAAACTGGCGGAAAGGAAGAAGATGCTCCTGAAAGTGGTCCAGAG CCAGtatgaagaaaaggagaaggcctTCAAGGAACAACTAGCCCACCTGGCATCTTTGTTGCCCACCTTGCAG GTTCATCTGGTAACCTGTTCTGCCTTCCTCAGTTCTGCAAATAAGGCCGAATTTCTGGATTTGGGCTAC CAACTGATGGAGAGGTTGCAGAAGATTGTCAAACTGCCCCATCGGTTGCGGCCTTCCCAGACAAGCAAG ATCAACACTGAATACCAGGCAGAGTTTGCCCACTGCTTGGAGCCGTTGCTGCTCCTGACGCCGCGCCGCTCTGTGGTGGTCAACGGAGGGGCCATCGGGCCGGGAATGACCAACAGCAACAT GATGTCCGGAGGCCCCTGTTCGAAGACCCTCTTGGTGCCTGGATGCCCCTCTGCATGTGAAAAGTTGTCTCTGGCTGGATCTCTTGTCCGGAAGCCCACCATGCACCGCTACATTAGCACCAAGGTCCTCCTGGCCGAAGGCGGCGAGACCCCCTTCATGAAGCATTGCCGCAACTATGAGAGCATGTATCGG GCACTTCAGACAGAGATCCAGAACTTGAAGGACCAGGTCCAGGAGCTGCATCGGGATCTGACCAAGCACCACTCCCTCATCAAGACCGAGATCATGAGCGAGATCCTGCAGAGATCCCTCCAGATGGATGTACAGATTGCCTCCGAATATTCCTCGGTGGAGATGATGCGGAGCGCGTTTGAAGAG ACCTGGGAGGAGACCTACCAGCGAGTGGCGAATGAGCAAGAGATCTATGAAG CCCAGCTACATGACCTTCTCCAGCTCAAGCAGGAGAACAGCTACCTGACCACCATCACCAAGCAGATCGCACCCTACGTCCGCTCCATTGCCAAAGTGAAGGAACGGCTGGAGCCCAG GTTGCAGGaagccaaggagaaggaggaacatgCGGAAAGCCTGCTGAAGATCTACAATGACGGTGCCATGACTTCGGACCCCCAGCACAG GACTGAgttgtgcagcagcagcagcagcaaagagcGAGAACCAAAAGGAGAAAGCCAAATTCTGAGCCCTTCTGCCGAAGACTCTCCGCTGAAGAGCAAAGACTCTTTCAGAAGCAAACAGAAGACCAGATCCGAAAGTATGCCGGAGGCATCTGGACCCCGCAGCGCAACCAAGGAAGGCGACCAGGGAGCTGAATCGCTCCTAAACTGA
- the HES3 gene encoding transcription factor HES-3, translating into MGTDYRSQERRAVSSFRKVSKPLMEKKRRARINLSLEQLKALLEKHYSHQIRKRKLEKADILELSVKYMKSLQHPAPGPARSTDYQAGFQSCIQGVRQFLLRSSEATGLGVGDRWSCQFLHDLAQILLPSGGDGGSFSAIETNARPAALQEPRMGSSPKVHEVPLVPGCRKATSDPQTHPRGACQAEASPPAPGRGWSQARSGQGPPERNPGLWRPW; encoded by the exons ATGGGTAcggactacagatcccaagagAGGAGGGCAGTCAGCTCTTTCCGCAAG GTCTCCAAACCCCTCATGGAGAAGAAGAGGCGAGCGCGCATCAATCTTTCCCTGGAACAACTCAAAGCCCTGCTGGAGAAACACTATTCCCATCAG ATCCGAAAACGCAAACTAGAGAAGGCGGATATTCTGGAGCTGAGCGTAAAGTACATGAAAAGTCTACAGCACCCGGCCCCAG GGCCAGCACGAAGCACGGACTACCAAGCCGGGTTCCAGAGTTGCATCCAAGGGGTCCGCCAGTTTCTTCTCCGCTCTTCGGAGGCGACTGGGCTCGGTGTGGGTGACCGATGGTCCTGCCAGTTCCTCCATGATCTGGCCCAGATCCTCCTGCCCTCGGGGGGTGATGGTGGCAGCTTCAGTGCCATAGAAACTAACGCCAGGCCAGCTGCGCTCCAGGAGCCGCGCATGGGTTCGTCTCCAAAGGTGCACGAGGTCCCCTTGGTACCGGGGTGCAGGAAGGCCACCAGTGACCCCCAGACCCATCCAAGAGGGGCCTGCCAAGCAGAAGCAAGCCCCCCAGCTCCAGGAAGAGGCTGGAGCCAAGCTAGGAGTGGGCAGGGACCCCCAGAGCGCAACCCAGGTCTGTGGAGACCTTGGTGA
- the GPR153 gene encoding probable G-protein coupled receptor 153: MNHDQVLESNAVAWLVCSGLSGLANAWGILSVSAKQKKWKPLEFLLCTLAGTHILNIAIPITMYSVVQLRRQRSDYEWNEGLCKVFVSTFYTLTLVTCFSVTSLSYHRMWMVRWPVNYRLSNTKKQAVHTVMGIWMVSFILSTLPAVGWHDTTERFYATDCRFIVTEIGLGFGVCFLLLISGSVAMGVICVAITLFQTFSIQAGNNVDKNKFNVPTIVVEDAQGKRRSSIDGSEPIKTSLQITYLITGIVFIYDFLMGFPILVVSISSLKSDVAHDWMVLCVLWCSVVQSLLLPLFLWACDRYRADIKSIWEKCLAIMSNEDSGEDSSLDGAIHADLIYERPYDCNFAGDALTLDHIAKYDLSALERGLPQVYTMKPPPEDKMQYLQVPPTRRFSHDETDIWTTGQISAYLQHWGAGEDMMAGLAQLLLPQHSYDRRRSSLLSFQEDGRLYRKRRKSAAESTLSLRPFSCDDYYKESSGYRCFGKEEGMDFMDDYDAIPRKTPLRSASVSVLPEALQRCSPATSLANFPLTCFDREPQGLLRPLSAQGQGRSTLRVPGTLLPQDDAKDQFLKGTTGPPCLEQIHIELCEAQTPESRPASSCCSDSEGFRTGLSPSWGQKNGSKGSNSSFLSSPSSGYVTFHSDSSGSTS, encoded by the exons ATGAACCATGACCAGGTCCTGGAGAGCAACGCGGTGGCGTGGCTGGTCTGCTCGGGCCTCTCGGGGCTGGCCAATGCCTGGGGCATCCTCAGCGTGAGCGCCAAGCAGAAGAAATGGAAGCCGCTGGAGTTCCTCCTCTGCACCTTGGCCGGAACCCACATCCTTAACATTGCcatccccatcaccatgtactcGGTCGTCCAGCTCCGCCGGCAACGCTCCGACTACGAGTGGAACGAGGGCCTTTGCAAGGTCTTCGTCTCCACCTTCTACACCTTGACCCTGGTCACTTGCTTCTCTGTCACTTCGCTCTCCTACCACCGCATGTGGATGGTCCGCTGGCCAGTCAACTACAG GTTAAGCAACACCAAAAAGCAAGCCGTCCACACGGTGATGGGCATCTGGATGGTGTCCTTCATCCTTTCCACGTTGCCGGCTGTGGGATGGCACGACACCACCGAGCGCTTCTACGCCACCGACTGCCGCTTCATCGTCACCGAGATTGGCCTGGGCTTCGGTGTCTGCTTCCTGCTCCTCATCAGTGGCAGCGTGGCCATGGGGGTCATCTGCGTGGCCATCACCCTATTCCAGACCTTCTCCATCCAGGCGGGGAACAACGTCGACAAGAACAAGTTCAATGTGCCCACCATCGTGGTGGAGGATGCCCAGGGGAAACGCCGCTCGTCCATCGACGGGTCGGAGCCCATCAAGACCTCCCTGCAGATCACCTACTTAATCACAGGCATTGTTTTCATCTATGACTTCCTCATGGGATTCCCTATCCTG GTGGTGAGCATTTCCAGCCTGAAGTCGGACGTGGCCCACGACTGGATGGTGCTGTGCGTCCTCTGGTGCTCCGTGGTGCaatccctcctcctcccgctcTTTCTCTGGGCCTGCGACCGCTACCGGGCCGACATCAAGTCCATCTGGGAGAAATGCCTGGCCATCATGTCCAACGAAGACAGCGGGGAAG ACAGCAGCCTGGATGGGGCGATCCACGCCGACCTGATCTACGAACGGCCCTACGACTGCAACTTTGCCGGAGACGCGTTGACCTTAGACCACATTGCCAAATACGACTTATCTGCTCTGGAGAGGGGCCTCCCGCAGGTGTACACCATGAAACCCCCTCCAGAGGATAAAATGCAGTACCTGCAG GTCCCCCCTACCCGACGCTTCTCCCACGACGAAACGGACATCTGGACGACGGGACAGATTTCGGCCTACCTCCAGCACTGGGGGGCCGGTGAGGACATGATGGCTGGCCTGGCCCAGCTTCTCCTTCCGCAGCACAGCTACGACCGCCGGAGGAGCAGCCTCCTTTCCTTCCAGGAGGACGGCCGCCTGTATCGCAAGCGTCGGAAGTCGGCAGCTGAGAGCACTCTCTCCCTCCGGCCCTTCTCCTGCGATGACTACTACAAGGAGTCCAGTGGCTACCGCTGCTTCGGCAAGGAGGAGGGGATGGATTTCATGGATGACTATGATGCCATCCCTAGGAAGACCCCCCTGCGCTCAGCCTCTGTCTCCGTTCTCCCGGAGGCCCTCCAGCGTTGCTCTCCGGCCACCTCTCTGGCCAACTTCCCCTTGACCTGCTTCGACCGGGAGCCTCAGGGTCTTCTGCGGCCCCTCTCTGCCCAGGGACAGGGGCGCTCCACCTTGAGGGTCCCCGGCACCCTCCTGCCCCAGGACGATGCCAAGGACCAATTCCTGAAAGGGACCACCGGACCCCCTTGCCTCGAGCAGATCCACATCGAGCTCTGCGAGGCCCAGACTCCAGAGAGCCGTCCGGCGAGCAGCTGCTGCTCCGACTCGGAGGGGTTTCGGACCGGCCTCAGTCCCTCCTGGGGGCAGAAAAACGGGAGCAAAGGGAGCAACAGCAGCTTCCTGAGTTCGCCATCTTCTGGGTACGTGACGTTCCACTCGGATTCGAGCGGCTCGACCTCCTAA